The following are encoded together in the Salvia hispanica cultivar TCC Black 2014 chromosome 6, UniMelb_Shisp_WGS_1.0, whole genome shotgun sequence genome:
- the LOC125196307 gene encoding metal transporter Nramp2-like: MNSTTPPDNHAPRNSQSEAQLLQADENESRRLLPLSASPKSDAVPIQSELDDDEEAAYDARQKILISDFELDTPNYSGAPPFSWKKLWMFTGPGFLMSIAFLDPGNLEGDLQAGAIAGYSLLWLLMWATAMGLLIQLLSARLGVATGQHLAELCRDEYPDWARIVLWFMAEVALIGADIQEVIGSAIAIQILSRGFLPLWAGVLITAADCFIFLLLENYGVRKLEAVFAVLISTMGLSFAWMFADAKPSRKELIVGLLVPRLSSRTIRQAVGVVGCVIMPHNVFLHSALVQSRKIDPDKKDQVQEALNYYSIESSAALFVSFLINLCVTTVFAKGFSGSKQAEYIGLVNAGQYLEEKYGGGLFPILYIWGIGLLAAGTSSTITGTYAGQFIMGGFLNLRLKKSLRALITRSCAIVPTIIVALVFNKSESSLDILNEWLNVLQSIQIPFALIPLLTLVSKEQLMGAFKIGPLLGRAAWTVAGLVMVINGYLLLHFFLSEVDGLLIGSLVSTGTAAYIAFVVYLISRSDCELSNWLSRFIPNTSACCGN, encoded by the exons ATGAACTCAACCACCCCGCCAGACAACCATGCACCTCGGAATTCCCAATCAGAAGCGCAGCTGCTGCAAGCAGACGAGAACGAATCCCGCCGATTGCTGCCCCTATCCGCCTCGCCGAAATCCGACGCCGTTCCGATCCAATCCGAACTCGACGACGACGAGGAAGCGGCGTACGATGCGCGGCAGAAGATTCTGATCTCCGATTTCGAATTGGATACCCCCAATTACTCGGGGGCCCCGCCGTTCTCGTGGAAGAAGCTGTGGATGTTCACCGGTCCGGGGTTCCTCATGAGCATAGCGTTTCTAGATCCCGGGAATCTCGAGGGGGATCTTCAGGCCGGCGCCATTGCGGGATACTCCCTGCTGTGGCTGCTGATGTGGGCGACGGCGATGGGGCTGCTGATTCAGCTGCTGTCGGCGAGATTAGGGGTTGCCACGGGGCAGCACTTGGCGGAGCTCTGCCGCGATGAGTATCCGGATTGGGCGAGGATTGTGCTGTGGTTCATGGCGGAGGTGGCTCTGATTGGGGCTGATATTCAGGAGGTGATCGGAAGCGCCATTGCTATTCAGATTTTGAGCCGAGGGTTTCTTCCTCTCTGGGCTGGTGTTCTAATTACTGCTGCTGATTg ctttatatttttacttctTGAAAACTATGGAGTGAGGAAGTTGGAAGCTGTGTTTGCAGTTCTTATCTCAACTATGGGCCTATCATTTGCTTGGATGTTTGCTGATGCTAAGCCAAGCAGAAAGGAGCTTATAGTAG GTCTTTTGGTTCCACGGCTTAGTTCAAGAACTATCCGGCAGGCTGTGGGAGTTGTGGGTTGTGTGATAATGCCTCACAATGTGTTTTTGCACTCTGCTCTTGTACAATCAAGGAAAATTGACCCGGACAAGAAGGATCAGGTCCAAGAGGCGCTCAACTATTACTCTATCGAGTCCTCAGCTGCCCTCTTCGTCTCCTTCTTGATCAACTTATGTGTGACAACCGTGTTTGCTAAGGGTTTCAGTGGAAGCAAACAGGCAGAATATATAGGCCTAGTAAATGCAGGACAGTATCTAGAGGAGAAGTATGGTGGTGGTCTTTTTCCAATCCTCTACATATGGGGCATTGGGTTATTGGCAGCTGGGACGAGTAGTACAATAACTGGGACATATGCTGGACAATTCATAATGGGAGGTTTTCTCAATCTCCGTCTAAAGAAGTCACTAAGGGCCTTGATCACTCGAAGTTGTGCTATTGTACCAACTATAATAGTGGCATTGGTTTTTAACAAATCAGAATCATCCCTAGATATACTGAATGAGTGGCTCAACGTGCTACAGTCTATACAGATACCCTTTGCCCTTATCCCTCTTCTCACCTTGGTGTCGAAGGAACAACTTATGGGAGCATTCAAGATTGGACCTTTACTTGGG AGGGCCGCGTGGACGGTGGCTGGGCTAGTGATGGTGATCAATGGATACCTTTTGCTCCACTTTTTCCTCTCCGAAGTCGATGGTTTGTTGATTGGATCCCTCGTCTCCACTGGCACTGCAGCGTACATTGCTTTCGTGGTATATCTCATTTCACGTAGCGACTGTGAGCTATCTAACTGGCTAAGCCGATTCATTCCCAATACATCTGCTTGTTGTGGTAATTAA